Part of the Micromonospora rhizosphaerae genome is shown below.
GGAGGGCCGCCGTAGAACGACAGGAGCGTTGCCCGGTGAGATGGTGGGCCGGCAGCCGGCCGGGCCGCGCGGCCACGAGCCCGCGCGGCGTAAGGGAGGGCACGCCGGCCGCGTCGGCGAGCTGCCGGCGGTCGCGGGGTTGCGGCTACTGCGCCTCCGGCGGGGGCGCTCCGGCTCCAGGATGGCCGGGGCTGCGCCGGCGGGTCACGGTCCGTGGGTGGTTGCGGTAGGCCATCCCGGCGGCCCTCGACCCGGGCAAGCCGAGCAGACCGCCACCCGACCCGCCAGCGTCCGAACCTCCGACAAGGCCGTCTTGACGTGGCGGGCCGGGCGGCGGCCCGCTCCCTGAACGGCGGGTCGACGGCAGCCGGGATGGCCATAGGGCTGGCTGAAGAGTTACGACTACTTCGCACGTCGGCCGACCTACCGGTCCGACGTAGCGGCAACCTGCCTATACCGTGTAGACGAGGTCTCATGTTGTGAAGCACCCTGACCCGCTAATGCACCAGGCCCGAGCCCGCATGACGTCCATTCTCGGATGCGAGTGGCGCTGCCGGTGTGGCATGGTGAACGTCTCAATGATGCCTACCCGCAGTCTGGAAGGGTGATGGAAGACGACCTATCCGAATGGCGAGCACCGGAGTTAGCCACGATCGCCGCAACGTTTGACGTTGACGAGACCGTACTCCAATTAGTGCTTGACCATCTCGACCGAAGCAGTCACTTTCCTATCCTCAGTTACGCACCCGGCAAGTTGCCAATCTCAATCTACCTGGACTTACAGTATCCCATTCGCAAATCCGGCTTCGCGACCCGCAGCGAGAACTGCGCTTAAGGGCCTCATTAATGACATTTTCGGATGAGGGCAATGGAGTTAGGTGTGGAGTTTGTTACCTATGAGGGGGAGGCGCCCCACGGATGCTCGGAAGCTATCTGGGGCGACCTCTGCCGGATCGGCCTGCCAAAAATCGCTATAAATATCTTCAAGCCTTCGCTTCAGCCCGTGCCGGTATCCGCGGAAGTCGCTGGTGGTCGGACGGGTGGGATTGTGATTGGATATTCTAGAGAAGGCGCTGAACTGTACCTAGATTTTGAGTCAGAAAATGTCTGGCTGCTCTGGCGGGGGGATTCGAGCCACACTGTGGTCAATACCTCTTTGGGTGCATTCCGTGAGTCGTTGCTTCAGGTTGATGCCAGATATCCGTTCTACCCGAGCAACCGAAATCTGGAAATGGCCGAGGAGGCAGAGGCGGAACTTCGCCAAATACTGGTGGAAATCGATGGTATTGCGACGGCGGATCCAGACGGGTTTTGGTCGGCATTTCTCGACGATGTGGCGGTCGGCGACTACGCTGCCCAGGAAAGTCCTGATCTCTAAATAGATAATTTCGTTCGAGTGTTGCCGAAACCTCTTCGCCAAATTGTGAGATGTACGTTGGCGGCGTTCATTTCCAAATCGCCAAGAAGCGTGCGAGAGCAGGACTGGGCAAAGACTGGTTGTCAAAAGCGAGTTCTCGATCGACTGGACGTCAAATAAGGCCGGCTGGTGAGCGAATCGCGAATGCGACCGAAGGGTCATGGAACGACAGCCGTAGGTTCTCTGAATGAGGTGAAGAGGTTTGCCCTTGAGGCGTTCGGTTTGGGTCGCCGAAAGGCCGTGGCAGTTCGACGCAACCCGTTGTAAGACAAGGGCGATCCCCACGAGCTCGTGGGGACTCCGGTGTCCTCGACTTCCCAACCTACCTACGGTTCGACCTGCTTCTACCCAGTTCATCCACTCATGGCGACGGGAGGCAGGTCTACACGGCGCGCGAGGGCTACGGGCCCGACGACGATCAATTTACGTTCTGTTTGGAGTTCTTTGTCACGGCGGCGCTTCGTCTGGCTGCAGCCGAAGCGCATCAGTTAGATCCTGACTGGCTCACGCGAGACCAGTGGGGGCAAGTGTCGGAGTGGGAGGACATTCACGAGGTGCCTGCGACTGACGAGTAGAGCGGGCATAGCGGCGCCTAGTACTCCAGCCGGGGATCGTGATCACGGCTCGATGAGGGCTTGTCGGGCGTAATGGCTTTTCATGGCGCGGGCTTGGTGGCGGCGTCGGCGGACCGACCAGAGCAAGGGATCGGTGTGGCGGCGGGTGGGCTCGATGATCAGGACGTTGAACAGGTGGCGTAGCTCGTTGACGGTTAGCGGGATCAGCCCGGCCGGGTCGGGCCGGTCGCGGTGAGCGGTGGCAGCGGCGAGGAAGGCGTGGGCGAGGATCGCCAGGGTGGTCCAGCGGTGCCAGGACGTCCAGCGGCGGTTCTGGTGCTGGTCGAGGCCGAGGCCGGTCTTCGCGGCTTGGAACGACTCTTCAATTTTCCAGCGCCGCCCGGCCACTGTGACGAGGGTGTGCAGCGGGACGGGTTCGGGTGACCAGCAGCGGTAGAAGGCCAGCTCGCCGGTTGTCCGGTTGCGGCGGATCAGGAGCCAGTGGTGTCCTCCGTGCTGGTCGCGGTGGGCGGGTAGGGCGGTGAAGGACCAGTCGTAGTAGCGGTGTCCCTTGGCGCCTCGACCGGCGGACACGCGCTGCCAGGCAGAAGCGGGCAGTCCCGTGGCCAGCGCGTCTACGCGGTAGACACCGAGGCTGGTGGTCACCTGATGTGAGCAGGCCACCGCCAGGACGTAGCCCAGTTGCAACTGACGAAGCTGGGCGGCCAGGCGCGGGTCAGCGCCGTAGGCTTCGTCGCCGGCCACCCAGCGGCAGGGCAGCCCGGCGGTGACCGCGGTCTCGATCATCCGGGACGCCAGCTGTGGCTTGGTCGCGAACCGCACCTGCTCCGGGACACCCGCCTCAGCCCGGCGTTGCGGGTCGTCGCACCACGATTTCGGGAGGTAGAGGGCCGCGTCGAGCATCGCGTGAACCACCTCGGTGGCGTAGACCAGATGCACGGCGAGCTGGCAGTTCTCGATCTTCCCGGCGGTGCCGGAGTACTGCCGTTGAACGCCGACGGTGTGCCGGCCCTTCTTCAGATCACCGGTCTCGTCGATGACCAGTACCGCTTCGGTGTCGCCGAACTGCTCGCAGATGAACTCACGCACGTCGGCGCGGACCGCCACGTCGTCCCACTTCACCCGGGTCAGTAGGTCCTGCATCCCGTCCGGACCGGCGTCGCCGGCGTGCTCAGCGATCGTCCAGCAGTTCTTACGCGGTAGCGGCGCCAGCAGGCCTCGGACAAAGTCCCGTACCCGCCGCCGGGGCTCCGGCCTGCGGAAACGTTGGCCGACAGTGAACAGCAGGTCGTCGAACAACATCCGCCATCGCTGGGCGTCTACCCTGTATCCGGCAGCCACCGCTGCGTCATGGTCAGTCCACACAACCGTCCATGATCGACGGTGGCTGCCCTCGTTCCCGCGCCGCATCACGCCACAGCTCAGCCAAGGTCAACATCCCCGGCTGGAGTACTAGCGTCGGTTAGCACCAAAGCCGGGCCAGCAGTGACCAGCGCCTGGGGTAGGAGGAGTAGCCAGAGTCGGGCCTCACCAACCACCAGGATCCAACCACCGCAACAGCGCACCAACCCCCTGACACTGAGCGCAGACTACCAACCGCACTCTTTTCGACAGCAATCCAGACAGCAACCGCTGCACAGAGCACCGGTCGGTGCCAGCCTCGACCACCCAGGCCACCGGGGCGGACGTCTCTTGCCCGCGACTTTGCACGTGCCTCTTAATCCGCGGGTTCGGGGTTCGAGTCCCTGGCGGCGCACCACTGAAGGCCCAGGCCACAGCCCATCTCGGCTGTTCCTGGGCCTTCGCGGTTTTCAGCGGTACAGCCATCGGTACAGCCGAGGTCAACCGAAGAGCCGGTCGGCGGCCGCGTCCATGGCCGCCCGCTCGACCTCGGCTAAGACGTGCGCGTATGTGTTCATCGTCAATGTGATCTGGCTGTGGCCGAGGGTCTTCATCACCGTCCGAGGTGAGGCGCCCGACGCGAGAAGGAACGTGGCGCAGGCGTGCCGGAGATCGTGCAGCCGTAGCCAGGGCAGGCCTGCGCTCGCGTCGCATGCCAAACGCGGTCGACGTTGCGCGGCTCCGTGGGCGTGCCGATCGTAGAGGCGAAGATCAGGCCGAAGTCGTGCCAGCGCTCGCCCGCCTGGAGCCGTTCGGCAGCCTGCCGGCGCCGATGGGCGCGGATGAGCGCCATGGTCTGTTCGGGAACCGGCACCGTTCGCCGTGAGCGTTCCGTCTTCGGTTCGGCGAAGTGGAGCTGTCCGCCAGCGCGGAGCAGGGTTTGCCGAACGGTGAGGGTGCCAGCCGCGAGGTCCACGTCACTCCAGCGCAGCCCGAGCAGCTCGCCGCGCCGCAGACCGACGGTCAGGGCGCAGACCCACAGCGCTTCGAGACGATCACCCCGGATTGTTTCGATCAGGCGCCGGGCTTCCTCGACCGTCAGTGCCCGCCGCTCCTGCTGTCGGATCGACGGGGCCCGGACGGCAAGCGCGGGGTTACGGTGCAACAGCTCCTCGCGTACCGGAGGCGTGAGCTGGATAGGGCGGGCGGCGAAGGCCGGGCGGAAGGCTGCGGACGAATGGCGCTCGACCCGAAGTTGGTAGCGCTGGTCGAGGACCCAGGAGTGACCCAGCGTGCCATTGGGCCAGGACAGCGGGGGCCAGCCGAGGCCACGCGAGACCGCCGAGACCAGGCCGTCAAGCCGCAAGAGGTCCAGGGACAGCGGGGGAGCGGTGAGAGATGTCAGAAGGCATTTCCGTTGCTAGACCACCATGTGCCCAGGTCGATGGGTCGCCCATCTTGATCTCGTAATGCGTAGGTCACACCAGCCGCAAGTCGAGCGCAGCCTTCGGCCGTAAGAACCTCGCCCTGAACGTTGAGGATCGCTCGCCTACCGCCGCCTCCAACGTGATCGTTTCGTCGTCGTCAAGGTCCACGTGGATCGGCAAGCTGCTTCGCCAGTCGAGATGGACCCGCACCACATACGGGCCTGGTGCCACGTCGAAGCTCTGGCTGGCGCCACGCTCCAGGCGCCCAACGATCTGCCCGTCGATCTCGACCTTCATAGGTCGGGCCAGAACAAGGTTCAAGGCTCGCCGAACCGTGATGACGGGCACGAGTTGTCTTTGTACCTTCCCCGCTCATGCCTGTACAGCCATCCGTACAGCCAAGACCGGCGGCCGACGCCGACACGAGCCGACGGCGGCGGACGGTCTGAGCAGAGGCGCCGTACCGTGACCAGCCATCCGCGATCTTCTCTTAATCCGCGGGTTCGGGGTTCGAGTCCCTGGCGGCGCACCAGCAGGAACATCCCAGGCCCGGTCCTCATGGACCGGGCCTGACCCTTTTCTGACCCCTACGTCAGGCGAGAAAGCCGAGCTTGTCGACCGACGGCCGCTGGGACTGCCGGGTGACCTCAACGTAGATGAGCTAGCCGAAGCGGACTCGGTTGCCGTCGGGGTCGGTCAGGACGAACTCGCGCAGCCCGTAGTCCTGATCGGCGATCGGGCTTACGCCGGCGGTGGCGCGGTGGCGCAGCTGCTTCCAGAGCTTGAGTGCGTCGGTGACGTGGATGAAGCACTGGCCGGGTGCCGGGCTGTCCGGTTCGAGGGAGAAGTGCAGTTCCGCGTCGCTGGTGCGCATCAGCAGGTAGCCGGGGTGGCGGCCGGTCTCGGTGAACCCGGCCGTGGTGTAGAACGCCGCGGTGCGGTCCAGGTCGGTGCTGGGCAGGATCGGGATGGCTGCCTGCGGTCCGGCGTCGGTGCGGCTGCCGGCGAGCCGGCGCATCAGTGCCCCCAGCGGCGTGAACCGCAGCTGACGCAGTGTCGCGGCCGGACCAATGCGGCGGGCGGCCCAGATCGCGCAGCCGACGCAGATGAACACCCCTGGGGTGTTGCCCAGCTCGACGACCTCGCTTCTGGGTAGCTGGCGGCCGCAGCAGCCGCAGTGTTCGTGGTCGGATTCCCGGACGGTTTCGGCGGCGACGGTCACAGAGATTCCCTTCGGCACGATGCGGGTCACAGGTAGCGACACACCTGCTCTGGTGGGCAGGTTTCTGGTTCGGCGTTGTTGGCCGCGTCGTGGAGCTGGGCCACGGTGGCGCGGAGGGCGTGCAGCTCGGCGAGCTGAGCGTCGATGGCGTCGAGCTGTTGGGCGAGTAGTTGGCGTACGTGTCCGCAGGGGGCCTGGCCGGTGTCGCGGACGGTGAGGATGTCGCGGATCTGGGCGAGGGTGAGGCCGGCGGCGCGGCCGCGGCGGATGAAGTCGAGCCGGGCGGGGGCCTGATCCTCGTAGGTGCGGTAGCCGGCGGGGGTGCGGGTGGGAGGTGGGAGCAAGCCGCTGGCTTCGTAGAAGCGGAGAGTTTTGGTGGTGGTGCCGGTTGCCTCGGCGAGTTCCCCGATCCGCATCTGGTGGCTCCTGTCGTCGCGCCTTGACCTTCCCCTGCACTGGAAGGTTCAGTCTCGTACGGGTAGAGCCGTGACGGCCAGCGGTGTGCGTGATGCCACCGGGAGCCGGTTGCTAGGAGGGCTGTGATGAGCGCAGCAGCAGATCGCGCAGCAGAGGGCCGGGTGGCTGTTGAGCTTCGTTCCGTGCCGGACTGTCCGAACCTCGCCCCGGCTCGGCACGAGCTGCGGGCCGCGCTGGCCGACCTCGGTCTGCCCCTCGCGGTGGTCACCGAGGTCGTGGGGGACTATCCGTCGCCGTCGATCCTGGTCAACGGTGTGGACGTGATGGGCGGCGCCGGCGACGGCTCGGCGGCCTGTCGCTTGGATCTCCCCACCGGCGAGCGCATCCGCGCTGCCCTGCGCCAGGCGACAGGCGCCGTACCCGCTACCGCCGCGACGGAGCAGAGCCGGGGGGCTTGCTGCGCGCAGCCGGGCAACGCGATCCGGACAGACCGGCCCCGCCGCGCCGAGCAGCTCCCCGACAGCCTCCGGCAGGTGCACCGGGCGATCCTGCAGCACTTCGCCGCCACCGGGACTGCCCCCACCGACCCCGACATCCGCACGGGCCTCAGCGCGGCGGACCTGGACACCGCGAAGGCGCTGCGGGAACTTGCCCGGGAAGACCTTGTCGCCGTCGACAGCGCCGGGCGTCTGGTCGCGGCCTACCCGTTCTCCCCAACGCCAACGCCGCACGTGGTGTCATTCGGCGATGTCGAGGTGTACGCGATGTGTGCCATCGACGCGTTGGGCATGCCGTTCATGCTCGGCACCGACGCGGCGATCACCTCCGCCGATCCGCACACCGGCCAACCGGTCCGCGTGACCATCACGAACGGTGCCGCAACGTACCACCCGGCGGGAGCGGTGATCGTGTACGCGGCCACCGGAGAAGCTGGTCGCTCCGTGGACACCTGCTGTTCCACCATCAACTTCTTCACGAGCGCCTCCAGCGCTCAGGCGTGGATCACCGCCCATCCCAACCTGGCCGCCACTGTTCTCGACCAGGACCAGGCCGTCACGCTCGGCCGCGACATCTTCGAACCGCTGCTCGCCTGAGGCCGACGGCAGGGTGTAGCGGCGCCTGTAGCAACGATGACGAACAACGGCGCACCATTAGTGGCTCCCGACGAGCTGTCGGTCATGGGGCATACCTTCCGACGCCGGGCAGGCAACGTCCGACCCTGGTTGCGCAGCGGCGGTAGTCGTCGCCGTGGGTGGCGATGAGGTAGGGCTCCTCGACGGCGCGGACTTGCAGTTGCAGCGCGAGGACCAGGACGAGCCAGCCCCGGACCCGGCCACCGGGAAGCTGATCATCGTCAGCGGTCGCGGTGCCGGCGTCGCCGGCAGGTCAGGTCGTCAGCCGTACGTGGCCGATGGTGCCGATGGCTTCGATGTTCCAGCGCTTGCCGAAGGCGTGTAGCCGGGTGATCAGTACCCGGCCGATCTCGTCGGGCAGGCAAGGATCTACTACGAGTTCACCGTTGCGCGCCTCGGCAGCGAGCATCGCCCGCATCATCAGCACCGGCGCGCCGGTCGCCCACGCCTGCGGGCTGCACGGAGTTGGGTACGGCACCGGGAACCTTCCGTGGGTACGTGAATGGCCTGCGAACGTCTCGGGCAGCCGGAAGTCGAAGGCTGCGGCGGCCTCGAGCATCGCGAGCGCCAGCCGGTTCACCTCCGTGCGGAAGCCGTACCGGGTAAGCCCGGCGGCGATCAGCGACGTTTCGTGCGGCCACACGGTGCCGCTGTGGTAGCCGATCGGGTTGTAGCCGCGGTCATCTGTGGACAGGGTACGGATGCCCCAGCCGGAGAACATGGGCTCGGACATGAGTTGCCGGGCCACGATCGGTGCGCGGTCCGCCGGCACGATGCCGCTCCAGAGCAGGTGGCCCATGCTCGAGGTCATCGAGTCGATTGGGCGTTTGTCGCCGTCGAGGCCGACGGCGTAGTAGCCGCCGCGCTCCTCGATCCAGAAGTCGCGGTTGAATCGCTCGAACAGCTGCCGGGCCTCCGCCCGCAGCCGGGCTGCGAGCGCGGGGTGGGCCAGCGGGCCGTCGGCCAGTTCAGCCATCCGCAGCTTCGCGTCGTACGTGTAGCCTTGGATCTCGCAGGTCGCGATCGGCAGGATGGGGAGTTCGGCGTCGGCGAACTGGATCCCGTCCCAGGAGTCCCGCCAGCACTGGTTGCCGAGACCCTCCGGCGATCGGGTGGCGTACTCGACGTACCCGTCGCCGTCGCGGTCGCCGTACCGGTCGATCCAGTTCAGCGCGGCGAGCGCGTTGTCCCGCAAGGCACGGACGAACTCGTCGTCGCCGGTCCACCGCCAGTATTCCGACAACAGGATGAGCCACAGCTGGGTGGCGTCGGCGGTGCCGTAGTACGGGCCGTACGGCTTTTCGCCCAGTCGGGTCAATTCCCCGCCGCGGACCTCGTGGAGGATCTTGCCCGGTTCCTCGTCGGTGAAGTCGTCGCATTTGCTGCCCTGGAACCGGGCCAGCGCGGTCAGGGTGCCGCGGGCCAGGTACGGATTCAGGACGATGGTTTGATACGCCATGATCAGCGCGTCCCGCCGAAGAGGGTGAGGAACCACGGCACTCCGGCGCTCGGCAGAAGCACCTCTTCGCCGCCGATTTTGGCCCTCGCCCGCAAGGCGGGGATGTCGTCCGACGCCTTGTACAGCATCCCGGCGAGCAGCTGGGAGTCAGTTTCGATATTGGGCCGCTCGGCGAGCCACCGGCTCGTCGGGTCATCGCGCGGCTCGCCCTCGTCGAAGCGGATGTGCACGGACGGCAGATCCATCGGCCCGAGCGCCAGCGGCACGTGCAGGTCGATCCGCTGCCGTTCACCGCGGTGCAGGTCGAGATCCCAGACGAGGTCGTCACCGTCAACCAGGGTTGCGGGCGGGCGGGCGTGCACCACCGTGTCCGCGGTGAACCCACCGTTGGCGTAGCAGAACTGCAGCCGTGATCCATCCGCGGCGTGCTCGCGGGTGATCTTCGCGGACCGGTCGCGTACCCCGCTGCCCCTGATCTCCAGCAAGTCGGCGAAGTCAGTCCCGACCTGCAATCGCAGCTCGACCCTGGCCGGCCTGGCGGCGAACGACGTGATGTCGATCCGCTCGTGCAGCCCGTTCCGACCGACGATACGCCGCCGCCGCACGTCTATCGCGTTCGCGGGAAGCTGCGGGTGGCCGGGGTTGGTCAGGAAGAAGTCGGCGGAGTAGTAGTCGGTCACCGCCGAACCCAAGGTGACCAACCGCTGGCCGTTGATCGTGAGCAGCCACCGGTTGAGATACCTGGTGTCCTCGACCAGCAGGCCGCCGATCGAGCCCGGCGGGACGTCGCCCGACGCGTCCGAGTACATGAAGGTCCGCCCGTCGAGCACGCCGATCGCGTCCGGACCCAGCCCCGGAGGGAGCGTAGCCACTTCTTCGCCGGCCGCTCGCACGTCGACGGTGATCCCGGGCAGCGGATCCGCGGGCGTCGCCCGCCTCGGCATGTTCTCCACGGCGCCCTCCCAGCGCAGCCCGAAGCCCCAGCACCAGCGTACGGGCCGAGATGGCCGACCGAGCCGATTCCGCCGGGGTGCTCGGCCAAGATCCAGGCGGCAGCGCGAGTGACGGCCGCGGTCGGTCTCCAGCGAGAGCCGGAATTGCTCGGCCGGCCGCCCCGGGAACGCATCGCCGGTTGGCGGCGGCGATGTTGGTGACGCCGGCCAGGCGTAGTGCGCCGATGGTGGCGTTGTGCAGGGCTGCCATGATGGCGAAGAGCATTGACCCCAAGTCCTCTCAACCCGCGGGTTCGGGGTTCGAGTCCCTGGCGGCGCACCAGCAATCATCTGGGCGTTCACCCTTTGAGGGTGGGTGCCCAGATGTCGTTTCGGGGTGAGTGACAGCAACGGCGCCAGCAAGGCTAAGGAGTACGACGCAGCCGAGACAGGGAGGTCCTCATGGAACGCGACGTCAACCGGAGCACGCGCAGCGGGCAGTTCGTCAAGGAGAGCACGGCCGAGCGCGACCCCCGGGCACCACGACCGAGCACGTCGACGGGAGCGCAGGCGACCGCGAGGTGCACCGCAGCGCCAGCACCGGCCGCTTCGTGACGGAGACGACCTCGGAGCCGCACGAGTCCACTACCGAGAATCAGCACCTCCGACGGGTCGCAGGAGGTCGAGAAGCCGGGCGGTCGGGCGGATCGCGGTCACAGGTCTTTGGCCATGTTGCGGCCGGTCTCGGTGAAGCCCAGCTGCTCGTAGAGGGCCCGGGCGCCGGTGTTGTGGGCGAAGACGTGCAGACCGATTCTGGTCAGCGCGTTGTCGTGGCACCAGCGCTCGGCGGCCAGCATGATCGCGCGGCCGTAGCCCTGGCGGCGTACGTCGGGTTCGACGGCGACGTTGTAGACGAACGCGGTGTCGTGGGTGACTTTGACCCAGAGGAAACCGACCCGGCGGTCGCCGTCGTAGGCGTACCAGAAATGGTGGTCAGGGGTGGCGGACTCGTCGGGAAGCAGCTGCGCGTAGGTGTCGGCGGCGTTGCGGGCCGCGTCCTGCGCCGACTGGCCCGACGCGGCGACGCTCTGCGCGTAGTGCGCCTCGGCCTCGGCCCGCCACGGCTTGTACTGATCCTCGGTCATCGGCTCCAGCCGTACCTTCGTCATGACCGACAACCTACCGAGCCCTCGCGCACTCTCAGTTCGGGGCCGCCGGTCCACGGCGACCTAGCGTTACGCGCATGCGAGCACGTACCCGTCGTTCCATCGACCGCTTCAACGCCTGCGTCCACCCGGTACCGGCGCCTGGTCCGCCGCTACGAGCGCAAGGCTTCTCACTTCCTCAGATTCCTGCGCCTGGCCTGTGCTCTGATCTGCTACCGCCGCGCCGACCGACTCAACCTGTTGACCATCAACAACCCCAACCGACACAGGGTCTAAAGGGGTCTTGACATGACCAGGCACCACCCGAACGGTCCGGCGGCGTGCTTCACGGCGCGGCTGGCCGGGGCCTCCGGGCTGCTCGCCGTCCTCGCCTTCCTCGCGGTGGCGGGGCTGGTGGCCTGGGTGTTCTCGGTGAAGCTGCCGGAGCACGAGGACGAGATCCAGCGGCAGTCCCAAGACCGGGTCCGCCTGCAGGCCGACCGCTTCGCCGCGGGCCTGCGCGCCGCCGCCGCGGACGGGCGGCTGACGGACGAGGAGATCGCGGCCGCCCCCGGGGCGCCGCGGCAGTGGTTCGCCCGCCGGACAGACGGCGAGACCCGGATCGTGGCGCGGTTCCTCACCGACCGAGAGCCCGTGTGCCGCGCGTTCGTACTGCGTGAGCCCCTCGGCACGCAGACCGCGATCCGGGAGAGCGCTGTGCCGGGGGACTGCGCGGCGGACGTGGACACGCATTAACCGGTGGCCGGCCCGCCGCTTCACCGCTGGCTGGGTGAGCTATTTCCAGCTCACAGACAATCCCAGAGTGTTCAGCGTCGTAGCGGCTGAACTCGATCCTGCCCCGGTTGATCACCAGGACCGGCCAGGCGGCCGGATCCTCGCCGGAGGCGTCCCAGCACAAGCAGGCCTCACCGGTTTACCAACAGGGGCTGTGCCCGGTCCAGGCCTTCGTGGGCGCCCCTGTGCGGAGCAGGGTCGCGGTCAGCCGCCCCTCTTTTCGAAGGCCGCCTCACCGACGCCCCACAGGAACAGGCCGCCGAGGGGACACTCGGGAAAGTCAGCCCGCAGCACCCGGACGAGGAACTCCACCATGCCGCAGTCGTAGCGGCTCCACAGCGAGCCGTTCCGCTTGTAGACCACGACCGGCCACTTTGCAGGATCGTTGTCCGAGGCATCCCAGCACAGCATGTCGGCGGTGGCGTCGACACCCCAGTTGATCAGCATCGGAGAGGTGCCTTCCAGTTCGGGCGCCTTGTCCTCAGTCTCCCAGTCGGCCTCGGCGTTCGCCGTCTCGATCACCATCCCGTCCCGCTGCGCCTCGGACAGCGGGACCTTGGGCTCAGGTTTGTTGATCGACAGGTAGTTCTGCACCGCACCAGCGCCGTAGACCTCCATGAAGCGCTGGTAGTCAGGCGGATACGGCCTGCCCCAGGACGCGGTGACGGCGTCCCAGTCGACCCTCGTACCACCGTCCGCCGGCGGCGGCATGAGCCGTCGCAGGGCGTCCAGGTCGGCCGGCTCACTCATCGGCACCTCGCTTTCTCGGTCCGTGTCATGGTGTGGCTCCTGTGGGCGTCGGCGCGCGGCTGCTGTCCGATTGCGTGCCCAGATTGTCTCCCGTGCTCAGCCGGAGGCAGACCAGCCAGATATCCCGCCGGGCCATGCGGCCCCAGCTCCCGTTCCACCAACGACCACGTACCTCCACCAGCACGAGCCTGGTCGAACGCACGCTCGAACCGGCTTGAGATGTCCGTGAACACGGCCCGTAGGCTGACTCGACCGCCATTGCTCGAACTGGTCGAGCTCGGTGTTGAGATACCGGGCGAGGAGTTCGAGCTGTTCCATCTCCACATCGCTCAAAAGCGTGGTCGAGATGTCTGCCGCCGTCCGCACATGATGGCTGACAGGCGCACGCTCACTGCGCAGACTCTTCCTGTCGGCGGTCTCGTCGGGCACCGTGTCTGGTGCCGGCGATCTCGGGTCGTCGGCGCACCTGGTCTCCACCGGGCCACCGCCTTGCACGCTTGACCGTCAGAGGTCCGGCATGAGTTCCGCGGGGCCCGGTGGTCCCAGGACACGTATGACTGGCGACAGGGCTGAGCGCCGTCGAGCGCCGATCAGTGA
Proteins encoded:
- a CDS encoding GNAT family N-acetyltransferase, which translates into the protein MTKVRLEPMTEDQYKPWRAEAEAHYAQSVAASGQSAQDAARNAADTYAQLLPDESATPDHHFWYAYDGDRRVGFLWVKVTHDTAFVYNVAVEPDVRRQGYGRAIMLAAERWCHDNALTRIGLHVFAHNTGARALYEQLGFTETGRNMAKDL